The following coding sequences are from one Prosthecobacter vanneervenii window:
- a CDS encoding group I truncated hemoglobin, whose product MKLILSSLVTITAVMTLLVNAAALAVDPAAVASETATNAICPISGKPVDPAINTEYEGRKWAFAQEACKTKWLKAREDSLYQKLGGKAAINAAVDAFYVKVLADDRVKHFFDDVSMDKQRRKQKEFLSAAFGGPLPWTGKDMRKAHEGMGLTEVHFNAIAENLVNTLKDLKISQDLIDQVVAVALTTKDDVLGRPKKAN is encoded by the coding sequence ATGAAACTCATCCTCTCATCCCTCGTCACCATCACCGCTGTCATGACTCTGCTGGTCAACGCCGCTGCTCTGGCGGTAGACCCCGCCGCAGTCGCCTCTGAAACTGCCACCAACGCGATCTGCCCGATCAGCGGCAAACCTGTGGATCCCGCCATCAACACCGAATATGAGGGCCGCAAATGGGCGTTTGCCCAAGAGGCCTGCAAGACGAAGTGGCTGAAGGCGCGCGAGGACAGTCTTTACCAGAAGCTGGGTGGCAAGGCCGCCATCAATGCTGCTGTGGATGCCTTCTATGTGAAAGTGCTGGCCGATGACCGTGTGAAGCACTTCTTTGATGATGTGAGCATGGACAAACAGCGCCGGAAGCAGAAGGAATTTCTCAGCGCTGCCTTTGGCGGCCCGCTGCCCTGGACAGGCAAGGACATGCGCAAAGCCCATGAAGGCATGGGACTGACCGAGGTGCACTTCAACGCCATCGCTGAAAACCTCGTGAACACCCTGAAGGATCTCAAGATCAGCCAGGATCTCATCGACCAGGTCGTGGCCGTCGCGCTCACGACCAAGGACGATGTGCTTGGCCGTCCGAAGAAGGCCAACTGA
- a CDS encoding group III truncated hemoglobin — protein MFDSSQANKPDITGRAEIETLVNTFYDRVRDDAVLGFIFNEVAQTNWTTHLPKMYAFWETVLFRTGGFTGNPMAAHAKLVPLTDMGRDKFDHWLQLFRSTVDDLFAGERAEHIKNCAADMANVIYSRINQVPDPRFDPANLTPEQRERYARYKPPPVV, from the coding sequence ATGTTTGATTCCTCCCAAGCTAACAAACCCGATATCACTGGACGCGCCGAGATCGAAACTCTGGTGAACACCTTCTACGACCGCGTCCGCGACGATGCAGTGTTGGGCTTCATTTTCAACGAGGTCGCCCAGACCAACTGGACCACCCATCTGCCGAAAATGTATGCTTTCTGGGAAACGGTGCTCTTCCGCACGGGTGGCTTCACGGGCAATCCCATGGCCGCACATGCCAAACTGGTGCCTCTTACAGACATGGGGCGTGACAAGTTTGACCACTGGCTGCAGCTCTTCCGCAGCACGGTCGATGATCTCTTTGCGGGAGAACGTGCCGAGCACATCAAGAACTGCGCCGCTGACATGGCCAATGTGATCTACTCGCGGATCAACCAGGTGCCCGACCCACGTTTTGATCCCGCTAATCTCACGCCAGAGCAGCGTGAGCGCTATGCACGCTACAAGCCGCCGCCCGTCGTATGA
- a CDS encoding NnrS family protein: MSQFPACKHKKHRATGPRRDGLRWLASEPYRVFFFSGALWSIIGVVMWPLYYAQQLGFYPSFVHARIMIEAFGAAFVVGFLGTAGPRMATAPKLTPLELAWLFSLHQACGISHLTLHMAWGDACFIALLGSLLLCLLIRVVKFRKDAPPPQLLLALTGLLCGITGASLLLSSVTLLDPQRLRLANLLLYQGLLLPPVLGIGAFVFPRMLGGDFGDPKTAAQSRTKLIRAVIAAALLVGSFFLEACGHVIAGYALRVFVTAVYLLIEVRWKTAQSGSLTTGLFWSLIVGGLGLALAGFFYAQHVSVEHLLYIGGFGMLMLIVGSRVLFGHSGDLDGFFVKSKWVRFLIFLGVLAAITRATPAWAPSTTVSHHIYAAFTWALLALSWLLWHRRRFVKRDEE, from the coding sequence ATGAGCCAGTTTCCTGCCTGCAAACACAAAAAACACCGCGCCACCGGGCCGCGCCGTGACGGCCTGCGCTGGCTCGCTTCGGAGCCATATCGCGTGTTCTTTTTCAGTGGCGCTCTATGGAGCATCATCGGAGTGGTGATGTGGCCGCTGTATTATGCGCAGCAGCTCGGTTTTTATCCCAGCTTTGTGCATGCGCGGATCATGATCGAGGCTTTTGGCGCAGCATTTGTCGTTGGCTTCCTCGGCACCGCCGGACCGCGCATGGCTACCGCGCCCAAGCTCACGCCACTGGAGCTGGCGTGGCTGTTCTCACTGCATCAGGCCTGCGGCATCTCCCACCTCACGCTGCACATGGCGTGGGGAGATGCGTGCTTCATCGCGCTGCTCGGTTCATTGCTGTTGTGCCTCCTCATCCGCGTGGTGAAGTTCCGCAAAGATGCGCCGCCACCACAGTTGCTCCTCGCCCTTACCGGCCTGCTCTGTGGCATCACAGGTGCGTCATTGCTGCTTTCTTCCGTCACGCTGCTCGATCCGCAGCGTCTTCGTCTCGCCAACCTACTGCTATATCAGGGACTCCTGCTGCCGCCCGTTCTCGGCATAGGTGCGTTTGTGTTTCCACGCATGCTCGGCGGAGATTTTGGCGATCCCAAAACCGCGGCACAGAGCCGTACGAAGCTCATCCGCGCTGTCATTGCTGCTGCTTTACTCGTGGGCAGCTTTTTTCTCGAAGCCTGCGGCCACGTCATCGCGGGCTATGCGTTGCGTGTCTTTGTGACGGCGGTTTATCTTCTCATTGAGGTCAGGTGGAAAACGGCGCAGAGCGGCTCTCTCACCACTGGCTTGTTCTGGTCGCTCATCGTGGGCGGACTGGGGCTGGCGCTGGCCGGGTTCTTCTATGCGCAGCATGTCAGCGTGGAGCACCTGCTCTACATTGGCGGTTTCGGCATGCTCATGCTCATCGTGGGCAGCCGCGTGCTCTTTGGCCACAGCGGCGACCTCGACGGCTTCTTTGTGAAGAGCAAATGGGTGCGTTTCCTGATCTTCCTCGGTGTGCTGGCCGCCATCACCCGCGCCACACCTGCCTGGGCACCTTCCACCACGGTGTCTCATCATATTTACGCTGCATTCACGTGGGCTCTGCTGGCTCTCTCCTGGCTGCTCTGGCACCGCAGGCGCTTTGTGAAGCGGGATGAGGAGTAG
- a CDS encoding radical SAM protein, with translation MNAALSNPEWSKVESMAYDGFDERPFLVFWEITRACALACKHCRAEAQSHRHPDELTREESSRLIRQLAELKPPMLILTGGDPLMRTDALDLVREATAAGLHVGLSPSATARLMHADFAEIKAAGVERISLSLDGATRQTHDAFRGVSGTFDRTIAAVHRAHAADLSVQINTTLTRSNLREYEAFKNLMFELKPAMWSVFLLVPTGRAGIADLPDPQDIEHVFQDMASLVGRAPFAIKTTEGHHFRRVLIQRHGAGGRQRPGMRSPLGIRDGRGVMFISHTGVVSPSGFLPFDCGNVREEHPADIYRHHPLFISLRDNDALGGKCGRCEFRTVCGGSRARAYGVTGDPFAEDPACIYQPKLSGAVQV, from the coding sequence ATGAATGCAGCACTGAGCAATCCCGAATGGTCCAAGGTGGAGTCAATGGCCTACGATGGCTTTGATGAACGTCCGTTTCTTGTCTTCTGGGAGATCACGCGCGCCTGTGCGCTGGCATGCAAACACTGCCGTGCCGAGGCGCAGTCTCACCGCCACCCGGATGAGTTGACGCGGGAGGAATCGAGCCGCCTCATCCGCCAGCTGGCGGAACTGAAGCCCCCCATGCTTATCCTCACTGGCGGTGATCCCCTCATGCGCACGGACGCGCTGGATCTCGTGCGTGAAGCCACCGCTGCGGGCCTGCATGTGGGCCTGAGCCCCTCCGCCACGGCACGGCTCATGCACGCCGACTTTGCAGAAATCAAAGCCGCAGGTGTGGAGCGCATCTCACTGAGTTTGGACGGTGCCACACGGCAGACACACGACGCTTTTCGAGGCGTCAGCGGTACATTTGACCGCACCATCGCCGCCGTGCATCGTGCCCATGCAGCGGACCTGAGCGTGCAGATCAACACCACCCTCACACGCAGCAACCTGCGCGAATACGAGGCCTTCAAGAATCTCATGTTTGAGCTGAAGCCTGCCATGTGGAGCGTCTTCCTCCTGGTGCCCACCGGCCGTGCTGGCATAGCGGACCTCCCTGATCCGCAGGACATCGAGCACGTGTTTCAGGACATGGCCTCGCTCGTGGGCAGGGCGCCGTTTGCCATCAAGACCACCGAGGGCCACCACTTCCGCCGCGTGCTGATCCAGCGCCATGGGGCTGGCGGTCGGCAGCGCCCCGGCATGCGCTCACCGCTTGGCATTCGCGATGGGCGCGGCGTCATGTTCATCTCCCACACCGGCGTCGTGTCACCCAGCGGCTTCCTGCCGTTTGATTGTGGCAATGTGCGCGAAGAGCATCCTGCGGACATCTACCGGCATCATCCGCTCTTCATCTCCCTGCGCGACAACGATGCCCTCGGCGGCAAATGCGGCCGCTGCGAATTCCGCACCGTTTGCGGTGGCTCCAGAGCACGCGCCTACGGAGTCACGGGCGATCCCTTTGCGGAAGACCCCGCCTGCATTTACCAGCCAAAACTGAGCGGCGCTGTGCAGGTATGA
- a CDS encoding arylsulfatase, with amino-acid sequence MKLALIFFFALALHAFADLVGSRPNIILVMSDDQGYAQMGCVGHPWLKTPNLDALHEKSLRFTRFLVSPTCSPTRSAIMTGRHDLKNGITHTILERERMTLNATILPQVLKTKGYTSGIFGKWHLGDEEAYQPHKRGFDEAFIHGAGGIGQAYDCSCADAPDNKYMDPVIRHNGSFVKTHGFCTDVFFTAALGWIKQQKDSGKPFFTYIATNAPHGPYIAPEKNAKRFTDLGFGKDQAGFYGMIENLDENMGRLAEKLKEWDLYKNTVVIFMSDNGTTGGGPGAAVGGKEIIPGYAFFNGDQVGLKGSTDEGGVRVPFFIRWDGHINPGRDIKTIAAHIDLLPTFAAMAGAELPKNQVEGRSLLPLIEDKAGNWEDRYLFTHVARWPTGTEPNTQEFLNYGVRNQRFRYVGPRGGGNPKKKQAAAAQTGKGALYDLDADPYQKTDVSGDYPEVVQKMNAAYEAFWKEARPLMVNETAPMSPTKPFWELYEKQQKSGGIPDWSPPSL; translated from the coding sequence ATGAAACTCGCCCTGATCTTTTTCTTTGCCCTGGCCCTGCATGCCTTTGCCGATCTCGTCGGCAGCAGGCCGAACATCATCCTGGTCATGTCAGACGACCAGGGCTATGCGCAGATGGGCTGCGTGGGCCACCCCTGGCTGAAGACGCCGAATCTCGATGCGCTGCATGAGAAAAGCCTGCGTTTCACACGCTTTCTCGTCAGCCCCACCTGCTCGCCCACGCGCAGCGCGATCATGACCGGACGGCACGATTTGAAGAACGGCATCACGCACACCATCCTGGAGCGCGAGCGCATGACGCTGAATGCCACCATCCTGCCGCAGGTGCTCAAGACCAAAGGCTACACCTCCGGCATCTTTGGCAAATGGCACCTGGGCGATGAGGAGGCCTACCAGCCGCACAAGCGCGGCTTTGATGAAGCCTTCATCCACGGCGCGGGCGGCATTGGCCAAGCCTACGACTGCTCCTGCGCGGATGCGCCAGACAATAAGTACATGGATCCCGTGATCCGGCACAATGGCAGCTTTGTGAAGACGCACGGCTTCTGCACGGATGTCTTTTTCACCGCCGCGCTCGGCTGGATCAAGCAGCAAAAGGACAGCGGGAAACCTTTCTTCACCTACATCGCCACCAATGCGCCACACGGCCCTTACATCGCGCCAGAGAAGAACGCGAAGCGCTTCACCGATCTCGGCTTTGGCAAGGATCAGGCCGGATTCTATGGCATGATCGAGAACCTCGACGAAAACATGGGGCGTCTGGCGGAGAAGCTGAAGGAGTGGGACCTCTATAAAAACACGGTGGTCATCTTCATGTCTGACAATGGCACCACGGGCGGCGGACCTGGCGCCGCTGTCGGTGGCAAGGAGATCATTCCCGGCTACGCCTTCTTCAATGGTGACCAGGTGGGCCTGAAAGGCTCCACGGATGAAGGCGGCGTGCGCGTGCCTTTCTTCATCCGCTGGGACGGGCATATCAATCCGGGGCGCGACATCAAGACCATCGCCGCGCACATCGACCTCCTGCCCACTTTTGCCGCCATGGCCGGGGCCGAACTGCCCAAGAACCAAGTGGAAGGCCGCAGCCTGCTGCCGTTGATCGAGGACAAGGCTGGCAACTGGGAAGACCGCTATCTTTTCACTCATGTGGCGCGCTGGCCTACGGGCACGGAGCCGAACACGCAGGAATTCCTCAACTATGGCGTGCGCAACCAGCGATTCCGCTATGTGGGACCGCGTGGTGGCGGGAACCCAAAGAAGAAACAGGCGGCTGCCGCACAGACCGGCAAAGGCGCACTCTACGATCTCGATGCAGATCCCTATCAGAAGACCGATGTCAGTGGCGACTACCCTGAAGTGGTGCAGAAAATGAACGCCGCCTACGAGGCCTTCTGGAAAGAGGCACGCCCGCTTATGGTGAATGAGACTGCACCGATGTCTCCCACCAAGCCATTCTGGGAGCTGTACGAGAAGCAGCAGAAGTCCGGCGGCATCCCTGACTGGTCGCCACCGTCGCTTTAA
- a CDS encoding sulfatase family protein — protein MKTSLLTLLSIFVVLLASLPAKQPNIVVILADDLGYGDLGCYGHPKIKTPNLDRMAAEGARFTQFNCPAPFCAPTRSALMTGRYPFRCGMTANPAPDGGPEADALHLPEKETTLAQVLKSAGYATGMVGKWHLGHKPGFLPTERGFDEYYGIPYSNDMRPVQVLEGTQIIEYPVVQATLTRRYTERALGFIERSKGQPFLLYLAEAMPHKPLAVSEAFYKKSEAGLYGDAVEELDWSVGQVLAKLKELGLDENTLVLFTSDNGAWFGGSCGVLRGMKSAQWEGGYRVPMIARWPGQIPAGRMCDQLAITMDLFATVLEATGAMMPDDRVLDGRSLMPVLKSAEAKSPHEYIFGHLNSKLANIRDARWKLHVLPATQIKLKPGADGKWLDPRAPDGVTILAPYEQYNLDAFPGLNTGDAAAKMQLFDLQHDPGEQHDVATEHPEEVKRLMAAYEEMNKDVPVILEVKRTPYKK, from the coding sequence ATGAAGACATCACTCCTGACGCTGCTCTCCATTTTTGTTGTTCTGCTTGCATCACTGCCAGCGAAACAACCCAACATCGTCGTCATCCTGGCCGATGATCTGGGCTATGGCGACCTCGGCTGCTACGGGCATCCAAAGATCAAGACGCCGAATCTGGACCGCATGGCGGCGGAGGGTGCACGCTTTACCCAATTCAACTGCCCGGCACCGTTTTGCGCGCCCACGAGATCGGCGCTGATGACGGGGCGCTACCCTTTTCGCTGTGGCATGACGGCCAATCCGGCACCCGATGGAGGACCGGAGGCGGATGCACTGCATCTGCCGGAAAAAGAGACCACTCTGGCGCAGGTGCTGAAGTCCGCAGGCTATGCCACGGGCATGGTGGGCAAGTGGCACCTAGGCCACAAGCCGGGCTTTCTGCCCACGGAGCGCGGCTTTGATGAATACTACGGCATTCCTTACTCCAACGACATGCGTCCAGTGCAGGTGCTGGAGGGCACGCAGATCATCGAATATCCTGTGGTGCAGGCCACGCTGACGCGGCGCTACACGGAACGCGCGCTGGGCTTCATCGAGCGCAGCAAGGGCCAACCATTCCTGCTTTACCTGGCGGAGGCCATGCCGCACAAGCCGCTGGCTGTCTCAGAGGCGTTTTATAAGAAAAGCGAGGCGGGACTCTATGGCGATGCGGTGGAGGAGCTGGACTGGAGCGTGGGCCAGGTGCTGGCGAAGCTGAAGGAGCTGGGGCTGGATGAAAACACGCTCGTGCTTTTCACCAGTGACAATGGCGCATGGTTCGGCGGCAGCTGCGGAGTCCTGCGCGGCATGAAGTCGGCTCAGTGGGAAGGCGGCTACCGCGTGCCCATGATCGCACGCTGGCCGGGGCAGATCCCCGCCGGGAGGATGTGTGATCAGCTCGCGATCACGATGGATCTCTTTGCCACCGTGCTGGAGGCCACAGGCGCAATGATGCCAGATGATCGTGTGCTGGATGGCCGCAGCCTCATGCCGGTGCTGAAGAGCGCGGAGGCAAAATCGCCGCATGAATACATCTTTGGCCATCTCAATTCCAAACTGGCCAACATCCGCGATGCACGCTGGAAGCTGCATGTGCTGCCCGCCACGCAGATCAAGCTCAAGCCCGGTGCGGACGGGAAATGGCTGGACCCGCGCGCACCGGATGGTGTCACCATTCTTGCCCCCTATGAGCAGTATAACCTCGATGCCTTCCCCGGCCTGAACACCGGAGACGCAGCGGCAAAGATGCAGCTCTTTGATCTGCAGCACGACCCCGGCGAGCAGCACGATGTGGCCACCGAGCATCCCGAGGAGGTGAAGCGGCTCATGGCCGCCTACGAAGAGATGAACAAGGATGTGCCCGTCATTCTGGAAGTGAAGCGCACTCCGTATAAAAAGTAA
- a CDS encoding sulfatase-like hydrolase/transferase encodes MKRILTLLCTLAVLPCFSPAAENAGKPNIIFILADDLGLDGLSCYGSDVRKTPNIDKLAASGTRFEQCYSAPLCGPSRCVLMTGRYAFRTGGIGNGSWRNGGPGAKSADEQPMARLLKQAGYSTGESGKWRQVGETPRDWGFDEYCTDPTAGGWYWKDSYEKNGETVTTPKEEYNPDIIQAFSLDFINRHKEHPFFLYYSMHLVHGPILRTPDSAADAGKDTDFYNDNIAYMDKQVGALVAEVDKLGLREKTLIIFSGDNGTALNHPRTIGGRMINGKKASMQEGGSRVPLIASWPGVTPAGKVNKDLINFTDMHATFLELAGAKAPEGFKFDSVSIAPQLRGEKGAPREWVYVQLGARWYVRNQGWKLNEKGELFDMSDAPFVEKPVEAAADTEASKAARTRLTAVLAELNPAAGKNDPSGEKDEKPRKKKKKKMQK; translated from the coding sequence ATGAAACGCATCCTGACACTGCTCTGCACCCTGGCTGTTTTACCATGTTTTTCTCCTGCTGCAGAAAATGCCGGAAAACCCAATATCATTTTCATCCTAGCGGACGATCTGGGTCTTGATGGCCTGAGCTGCTATGGCTCGGATGTGCGCAAGACACCCAACATCGACAAGCTCGCAGCCTCCGGCACGCGGTTTGAGCAGTGCTACTCAGCACCGCTGTGCGGGCCCTCACGCTGCGTACTGATGACCGGTCGCTACGCCTTCCGCACCGGTGGCATTGGCAATGGATCCTGGCGCAATGGCGGCCCTGGCGCGAAATCGGCTGATGAGCAGCCGATGGCCAGGCTGCTCAAGCAGGCTGGCTATTCTACGGGCGAGTCGGGCAAATGGCGGCAGGTGGGCGAGACGCCGCGTGACTGGGGCTTTGACGAATACTGCACCGATCCCACGGCAGGTGGATGGTACTGGAAAGACAGCTACGAGAAAAACGGCGAGACGGTCACCACGCCCAAAGAGGAGTACAATCCCGACATCATCCAGGCCTTCAGCCTCGACTTCATCAACCGGCACAAAGAGCACCCGTTCTTCCTGTATTACTCCATGCACCTCGTGCACGGCCCCATCCTGCGCACGCCGGACTCAGCGGCAGATGCCGGCAAGGACACGGACTTTTACAACGACAACATTGCCTACATGGACAAGCAGGTGGGTGCACTGGTGGCGGAGGTGGACAAACTGGGCCTGCGCGAGAAGACGCTCATCATCTTCTCCGGAGACAACGGCACCGCGCTGAATCATCCCAGGACCATCGGCGGGCGCATGATCAATGGCAAAAAAGCCTCCATGCAGGAAGGCGGCTCACGTGTGCCGCTCATCGCCAGCTGGCCTGGCGTGACCCCGGCGGGAAAGGTGAACAAGGACCTCATCAACTTCACCGACATGCACGCCACTTTTCTGGAGCTGGCCGGCGCCAAAGCGCCTGAGGGCTTCAAGTTTGACAGTGTCAGCATCGCCCCGCAGCTGCGTGGGGAGAAGGGCGCGCCGCGCGAATGGGTCTATGTGCAGCTCGGTGCCAGGTGGTATGTGCGGAATCAGGGCTGGAAGCTCAATGAAAAAGGGGAGCTTTTTGACATGAGCGACGCTCCTTTTGTGGAAAAGCCTGTGGAAGCAGCTGCTGACACCGAAGCCAGCAAGGCCGCCCGCACACGACTCACCGCCGTGCTGGCGGAGCTGAACCCTGCGGCAGGGAAAAACGACCCCAGTGGCGAGAAAGACGAGAAGCCGCGCAAAAAGAAAAAGAAGAAAATGCAGAAGTAG
- a CDS encoding sulfatase family protein — MKILLFASLFLALPPASLAADRPNIIFILADDFGWGDPHCYGHPYAQTPNLDKLAAQGTRFTKFHATGVTCCPARTGLMTGKFPATFQKYPASYGFGSRVTITELLKKNGYTTGHFGKWHIGPVLEPGTYGIDVIGSDQGSAGKHRQPEDNRGRDAPMYDQAISFIEQHKAEPFYVNIWDHISHHPIHPNQAVLDAFGPLELDESKFTPEMREKFETCKKLGGDPATHMRAFLADVKSMDAEIGRLLQKLDELGLSENTLVVFSSDQGAAPLRDTEGADAKPRKKNKGPAGSDIDDIRLNAMGYAGPNFRGGKHTDLEGGVCVPFIVRWPARVPAGRVDEQSVISGADWLPSLCAITGISVNASDFDGEDSSKALLGGVHVRTKPLYWKTNTEKSDPTLLVENWKLHGSHRRKGEVALYDLAADPGEKTNLAEKQPEVLKRLTEQLAAWTATLPKTYDHGDDKGD, encoded by the coding sequence ATGAAGATCCTTTTGTTCGCATCTTTGTTCCTGGCTCTGCCGCCAGCATCTTTGGCAGCTGATAGACCTAACATCATTTTTATTCTCGCTGATGATTTCGGGTGGGGGGACCCGCACTGCTATGGGCATCCGTATGCGCAGACGCCGAATCTGGACAAGCTGGCGGCGCAGGGTACACGCTTCACGAAGTTTCATGCAACGGGCGTCACCTGCTGCCCGGCGCGCACGGGTCTGATGACGGGGAAATTTCCGGCCACGTTTCAAAAGTATCCAGCCAGCTATGGATTCGGATCACGCGTCACCATCACAGAGCTGCTGAAGAAGAACGGCTATACCACCGGCCACTTTGGCAAATGGCACATCGGCCCAGTGTTGGAGCCCGGGACGTATGGCATTGATGTGATCGGCTCAGATCAGGGCTCGGCAGGCAAGCACCGCCAGCCGGAGGACAATCGCGGACGCGATGCGCCCATGTATGATCAGGCGATCAGCTTCATTGAGCAGCACAAGGCGGAGCCGTTTTACGTGAACATCTGGGATCACATCTCTCACCATCCCATCCACCCCAACCAGGCAGTGCTGGATGCCTTTGGGCCGCTGGAGCTGGACGAGTCAAAGTTCACGCCAGAGATGCGCGAAAAGTTTGAAACCTGCAAAAAGCTGGGTGGTGATCCTGCGACCCATATGCGAGCCTTCCTGGCGGATGTGAAATCCATGGACGCTGAGATCGGACGCCTGCTGCAGAAGCTGGATGAACTGGGCCTGAGTGAGAACACACTTGTTGTCTTTTCCAGCGACCAAGGTGCCGCACCGCTGCGCGACACCGAAGGTGCAGACGCCAAGCCCCGGAAGAAAAACAAAGGGCCTGCAGGCAGCGACATCGATGACATCCGCCTCAATGCCATGGGCTACGCAGGTCCGAACTTCCGAGGCGGCAAGCACACCGATCTGGAAGGCGGAGTGTGCGTGCCTTTCATCGTCCGCTGGCCTGCCAGGGTGCCCGCAGGGCGTGTGGACGAGCAGTCGGTGATCAGCGGGGCAGACTGGCTCCCCTCTCTCTGCGCCATCACGGGAATTTCTGTCAACGCGAGTGATTTTGACGGCGAGGACTCGTCCAAGGCGCTGCTGGGCGGTGTGCATGTGCGGACCAAGCCGCTTTATTGGAAAACCAACACGGAAAAGAGCGATCCCACACTGCTGGTGGAAAACTGGAAGCTGCATGGTTCCCACCGCCGCAAAGGCGAGGTTGCGCTGTACGATCTGGCCGCCGATCCGGGCGAGAAAACCAACCTGGCCGAAAAGCAGCCCGAGGTGCTGAAACGCCTCACCGAACAGCTCGCGGCCTGGACGGCCACGCTGCCCAAGACCTACGACCATGGCGATGACAAGGGCGATTGA
- a CDS encoding VPGUxxT family thioredoxin-like (seleno)protein, type 2 translates to MKPALFALALMLPFLSCSASTTPQPEEAGTVHWGRILETALASSAQSGKPVFALFQEIPGCAGCRQFGREVMSHPLIVEAVETEFIPLLIHNNKGGRDLEVLQRFGEPAWNYQLVRFFNAQAEDIIPRKDQVWDTGGIAERMVAALTLAKRPVPASLKLLAAEHSPRLKEAVFAMYCFWTGEMELGRIDGVITTEAGFMGGHEVTRVKYDPAVITLPQLIAAAEMVRCANAVSVPETDLHVAKTTRLKIGTISGYRTAPVSDQKKQISGTPAEKLTLSPSQATKVNAWIRTDPAKALAFLSKSQQAQIR, encoded by the coding sequence ATGAAGCCCGCCCTTTTCGCTCTCGCCCTCATGCTGCCTTTCCTATCCTGCTCCGCCAGCACCACCCCGCAGCCTGAGGAGGCCGGCACGGTACACTGGGGGCGCATTTTGGAGACTGCGCTGGCCTCCAGCGCACAATCGGGAAAGCCGGTCTTTGCCTTGTTTCAGGAAATCCCCGGCTGCGCAGGCTGCAGGCAGTTTGGCCGCGAGGTCATGTCGCATCCCCTCATCGTGGAGGCCGTGGAGACAGAGTTCATCCCGCTGCTCATTCACAACAACAAAGGCGGCAGAGATCTGGAAGTGCTGCAGCGTTTTGGCGAGCCCGCATGGAACTACCAGTTGGTACGCTTTTTCAATGCTCAGGCCGAGGACATCATCCCGCGCAAGGACCAGGTGTGGGACACCGGGGGAATCGCCGAGCGCATGGTCGCGGCACTCACCCTGGCAAAGCGCCCGGTGCCAGCCAGCCTGAAGCTGCTGGCGGCAGAGCATTCACCACGGCTGAAAGAGGCCGTGTTTGCCATGTACTGCTTCTGGACCGGCGAGATGGAGTTGGGCCGCATCGATGGCGTGATCACCACCGAGGCCGGATTCATGGGCGGGCATGAGGTCACGCGGGTTAAATACGATCCCGCTGTCATCACCCTGCCTCAATTGATCGCCGCAGCCGAAATGGTGCGATGCGCCAATGCAGTGTCTGTACCTGAAACGGATCTGCACGTGGCTAAAACCACGCGCCTCAAGATCGGCACCATCTCCGGCTACCGTACGGCACCTGTGAGCGATCAGAAAAAACAGATCAGCGGCACGCCGGCTGAAAAGCTGACTCTATCTCCTTCTCAAGCCACCAAGGTGAATGCCTGGATCCGCACCGATCCGGCGAAGGCGCTGGCCTTCCTCAGCAAATCACAGCAGGCGCAGATCCGGTGA